GACTTAGATGTACCCGCACGCGCTGCACGTCACGACAGGATGAAGCTCGTCGTGTGCGGCGCGCATCTCGAAGGCCTCGCGTTGAACTGCCAATTGACATCACGCGGCGCGCGGCTTGTCGCAGCGACGTCGAGCGCACCGAGTTACCGCTTGTATGCCCTCGCGGGCAGCGGCGCGACGCAGCGCCCCGGCATGATTCGCGATACGGCGAGCGGCGCGGCTATCGACGTCGAAGTGTGGGACTTGCCGGGCAGCGAAGTCGGCTCGTTCCTCGCGGGCATTCCCGCGCCGCTCGCGCTCGGCAAGGTCGAGCTTGCGGACGGCAGTTGGGAAACGGGCTTCGTGTGCGAAGCGCAAGGCATCGCAGGCGCTGTCGACATCACGTCATACGGCGGCTGGCGCGCGTGGCTGCAACGCAGCGCGGCACAGGCCACGGAGCCTTCGGCAGCCTGATCGCGTGGAGTCAGTCCACGAGTTCCGCCGTGTACAGCGACGCCTGCCTTCCCGTCACCGCGCGATTCCAGATCACGTCGTCGGTCAGCGCGGTCTGGATCAGTTCGACGGGCATGCCGTCATCGACGATCACCGCCACGCGGAAGCCATTGATCGGCTCGTACGGGCCGAGAATGACTTGCTGCTCGTCGATCGCGCGGTCGAGATCGTCGACCTTGAACGCGGAATGCGGAATGGTGCGCATCAGCTCGTGCAGCGGGCTATCCGCTTCGAAACGGTGGTACTGGATGTGCGCGAGCTGGCAATCGCTGTCGCTCGTGTACATCCGGTATTGCGGGCTGTAGCGTTCGCCGTCGCGCACTTCGTGCGTCGGAATGCCGATGTGATGAAACTCGTAAGTTACGTCGTCGCGCATGAACATGATGTTCTCCTTCACTTTGCCGCTGCGTATGCTCAGATCGTCACGCGCGTGATGCCGCCGCTCGACAGCAGCCGCACGCGCTCGCCCGCGTAGAACATCGGGCCGTCGGTGCTTTGCGTGATCGCGCGCAGCGAGCCGTCGTCGAGCCGCACCGTGATCTCGACGCCCTGTTTCTTCTCGAAGTGGTTCTGCACTTCGTTGCCCGCGACGGCGCCTGCCAGCCCGCCGAGGATGCCCGTCAGAATGGAGCCGCGTCCGCCGCCGATCGCGCTGCCCGCAACAGCGCCGAGCGCGCCGCCGCCGAGTGCGCCGAGCACGCCGGGCTGGCCGTTGCTGGCATCGATCGTGACGCCGCGCACGCTTTCGACGGTGCCGAAGCGCACCGTTTCTTCACGCTGCGCCTGCGACGCGCTGTAGACGTTGGCGGAGCCGTCGAAGGTCGCGCAACCGCTCAACGCGAGCGAGACGACGAGTGCCGATGCAGATGCTGTAACGAATGACCTGTTCATGGTGTTCCCCTCTGGAAGCAGCGCGCTGTCGGTGTGTCGCGCTGCAGGTTCTTTCGATGAGTGCATCCTAGGCTCGAAGAATGAGAGAAAAATGAGGAGCGGATTTGCGCATTCGCACCCGTCATTTCGTCTCGGCCTGAAACGTCGACGCAGCGAACAGCGCTACGATGGCTTCCACATCCTGCGAAACGAGGGCTGCAATGAAACGCGAAATCATCCGGGTCGAACCGCTGTCGGGCTGGCTCGAAAGATGGAAGGCGCCGACTTCCGTCGTTACGCGGCATGGCGACACGATCTACGTGTCGGGCCTGCCGCCGTTCGATCCCGAAACGGGCGAGGTCGTCGATGCGCCGCTCGAACGTCAGACGGTACTCGTGCTCGAACAGTTGAAGCTGTGCGTCGAGACGGCGGGTTCGTCGCTGGATAACGTGCTGAAGTGCAATGTGTACTGCACATCGGTCGAACAGTTCGCGGCCGTCAATGCGATTTACGCCCGCTACTTTCCGAACGATCCGCCCGCGCGTATCTTTGTGTGCGTGCCTGCATGGCCGGGGCATTTCGACATCGAAATCGATTGCATCGCGGCCATTTGATTCGTCTATTCAGGGGAGCGCACGATGTTTTCAGTGCTGTTCGAAGTGCAGCCGCGTGGCGACCGATGGGACACGTATCTCGGCTACGCGAAATTGCTGAAGCCGGAACTGGAGCAGATCGACGGCTTCGTCGATAACGTCCGTTACGGCAGTCTCACGCGCGAAGGATGGCTGTTGTCGCTGTCGGGCTGGCGTGACGAGAAAGCGCTCGTGCGCTGGCGTACGCAGGCAATCCATCATGGCGTACAGGAGAAAGGGCGCTCGCAGACGTTTCGCGATTATCGCCTGCGCGTGGGTCAGTTGACGCACGACACGCGCTTGCCCGCTGGCCAAGCATTGCACGAACAACGGCTCGACGAAACCGAAACGGGCGATGCCACCACGATCGTGCTGATCGACGCGCAACGCGACGCTGACTGGGTCAAGCATGCGAGCGCGCACGAAGTTGCGAGCGCGCTGGGCTTGCGCGAAGGCGCAGCAGGTCTCGTATCGTGGGACGCGTTCGACGCCGTGCTGACACCGGGCGATGTGATCCTGCTCACGGCGTGGCGCGACGCTCAGGCCGCCGATGCCTATGCAAGCACGCTCACGTTGCCCGAAGGCGCGCGGCTGCGCACCGTGCGCGTCGTTCGCGACTACGGCATGTTCGATCGCCGCGAAGCGCCGCAGTACTATCCCGACGCTGCGCGACCCGAATGACCGCCTAGCGCTCGTTCTCCGGAAAGTCCGCGCCGATGCTCGTGTCGCGCCACGCTTCGATATCCGCGAGCGTCGAATGCACGCGCTTCGATACGGCATCCACGCCGAACGCGCCCAGCACCAGATGACGCGGCGGATGTTCCGTTTCGGTGATGCGCATCATCGCCTGCGCAGCGCGCGCGGGGTCGCCGGGCTGCTGGCCGCTGTAACCGGCCGTCGCTTGCATGCGCTTGCCGGCCGTCTCCGCGTAGTCGGAAATCCTGTTCGGCGTCTGCCTGAGCGAGCGGCCCGCCCAGTCGGTGCGAAACGGACCCGGCTCGATGCAGGTCACGCGGATGCCGAGCGGCCCGGCTTCAGTGGCGAGCGAATCGGACCAGCCCTCGACGGCGTGCTTGCTTGCCGCGTAATACCCCGAGCCCGGAAAGCCCGCAATGCCCGCCACCGACGTGATGTTCAGCACATGCCCCTTGTGCCGCGCGCGCATGCCGGGCAGCACGGCGCGCGTCATCGCGAACAGGCCGAACACGTTGACGTCGAACTGCTCGCGAATTTCCGCTTCTTCGCCCTCTTCGACCGACGATTGATAACCATAGCCCGCGTTGTTCACAAGCACATCGATCGCGCCGAAGCGTTGCTCCGCACTTTCAACGGCAGCGGCAATCTGCGCGGCATCCGTCACGTCGAGCTTTACACGCAGGAGACGCGCGTCGGCATCGCTGCCGGGCTCGGCGAGATCGGCGAGCGACGCGACGTTGCGCGCCGTCGCTACGCAGCGCCACCCGCGTTCGAGCACCGCGCGCGCCAGTTCCTTGCCGAAGCCGGTTGAACATCCGGTGATGAACCAGACGGGCGTCGTGGACGTGGACATTCAAAACCTCCTCGATGATGGAATGAGCGATGACGCGTCGACGCGCATGACGTCGACGGACGCGAACAAAAATAGTAGCGGCTCGATGCAATTCGTGCTGACGGCCTGACCGCTTTCGCCGTGCTTATTTCCGGCCGACCAGATATTGAGCACCTTCGGGTCCGAAGCGTTCCGAATGGCTTTCATTCGCTTGCAGATGAAATACGTCGCCCGTCTTGTACAGACGTTCCGTCGCGGCAATGCGAATCGTCAATTCGCCGTGCAGAACCAGCGCCTTCGCTTCGAAGGGATGAGCATGATCGTCCATTGTGCCGTTCGGGTCGCGCGTGACGGTCACGACTTCGGCAAAACCTTCGCGCTTCAATGCATCGATGAATTCATCGCGTTCCATGACCTTCGCCCTTTTCTGTTTGCACCGAGGTATCAGCATAGCCCTGTTTGCATGGCGGGATCGGGCACGGCGCTCGCGGTAAACTCTTTGACAGGCACTACAAGGGAGAAAGATTCATGCGCCAGGCCATTCGCCATCTGAACGTGCGGGCGCGCGCTCGCGGACTGTCCGAATTCACTACGCAAGTCGCCGCATTCGTGCGCGACGCGTCGATCGATACAGGCATCCTCACACTATTCTGCCGGCACACGTCGGCATCGCTATTGATCCAGGAGAACGCGGACCCTTCGGTGCAGCGCGATATCGAACGACACTTCGCGATGCTCGCTCCCGAAGACTCCGAGCGCTACGAACACGACACGGAAGGCCCCGATGACATGCCCGCGCATTTGCGCACCGCGCTCACGCAAGTGCAACTGTCGATACCCGTCGAGCACGGACGCATGACGCTCGGTACATGGCAAGGCATCTATCTGTTCGAACATCGCGCGCGTCCGCAGGAACGCGATATCGTGCTGCATCTGATCGGCGAATAACAACTCAACGAACGACTTCGACAAGGAAGCGAATCATGATCTTGCGTGCGCATGTTCTGATCGCGGCGGCATCGCTTGCGGTGCTGACGGCGGGCTGCACTCATACGGGGCCCGTCGAGTTCTCGGTGACGGGCGCGGACGCGCCGACGCTCAACAGTTCGAGCGACCTCGACTTCGGTCCGATGGACCGCTCGATCGCGCAGTGCAAGACGGTCGCGAAGAACACGGGCACGGGACAATGCGCGAAAGTGCGCGCCTACGAATCTTGCATGAAAAGCAAGGGCTACATCACCGTGCTCGGCCCGGAAAATCCGAAAGGCTGCGGCGACCCCGAATGGGAACAGGACGTGCGCAAGTGGCTCAAATAGTCGCAGGTGCTGCCGTACTTCGCGACTGATTTGCAATCACGTTATCCACAGATTCTGTTGAAAGATCTGTGGAAAAGTTTGGGGCACGCGCGCTATCTGTCTGATCAAACAGGCTTTATTCGCGCGTTGCAATGCAACGTCAAGCGCGCCTTCACACGTCGCGTTCGAGCACACCTTCGCGCAGCAGGACCACCGATTGCGAAGTTCTATTGGCGTCCTCGCATCGCGTGTCCTTCAATTCAGCTTTCCGACGACGACTGACCGACAAGCGACAAGGAGGCTTGAATGAAGACGGAAGATTCGCAGAAGATCGTGCACGAAATTGCTGAATCCACCGACGCCCCGGAAGAAGTCGTATCGCAGATGTACACCGATGCCGTGCAGGCGTATGAACGCGAAGCACGCATCCTCGACTACGTGCCGCTCTTCGCGGCCAAGCGCGTGCGTGAGACCCTGCGCTCGCGGACCGCATCACGCCGCTAACTGACGAACGCGGGGAGCGCTACCCGGTTGCGCTCCCCGTTCCATCGCGCCGACCCTGGCGCCACCGCACTCAATCGCATCACAGCAGCTTCCCTGCGTCGCGCATGCGGCGCTTGCGCTCTTGCGCAAGCGCGTCCAATGCGTGCGCGGCGGCTGTATCGTCGGCGTATAGGGTCTGGTTGTCGCGCAGCAGCTGTTCGCTCGCCACGACATCGTTCAACGCGCCGAAGCGCTTCTGCAGCCTTTTGAGCGGCTTCGTGGCCTTGCGTTGCTTCTTCGCGAGCATCGGCTCAAAGAACTCGATCAGATAGCGCAGCTTCTTGCCGGCCTTGCGTACCTCGTGGTACGACGCGTAGTCCGAGCGTTTGGCGCGCGCCGCGCGCTTCATGCGCTTCGTCATCGACTTCTGCGCGGCCGCGAGACGCTTGCGCGCGAATTTCGGCAGCGGCGTGCGTTTGTGCGCCGTATTCAGTTCGCGGTTCGCTTCCTTGAGCGTCTCGCGCAACGCGCGCTTCACGTCCGCCTGTTCGAGCGTCGTGCGGCTCGTCTCGAAGGTTTTGGCGCGGGCGGCCTGCAACGCGTCGCCGGGCTTTTCCTGCCCATCGCCCGTTTCGTCGAGCAACGCGATCAGGATGTCCCAGTCGCGCGTCTTGCCGGCGGCGCTTGCGTAGAACTTGAAAAGTGCACGCTGCTGATTGTCAAATTGCTCATCCAGCAGCGGACGATATGCCCACAACAACGTGCGTAAACGTCGCAGCGACACGCGCAGCTTGTGCAGCACTTCGGCGTCGGGGTTCGAGTGCAAGGCCGCTGCGCAGGCAAGCGCGCTGTCGATCAAGGGCGCGGCGTAGTGCGAGAAATGAGCTTGTGCGGTGCCATCGTGCGGCAGTCCGTTCGGTGTATCGGCTTTCATCGTGTTCCCTGAATGTGGTGCTAACCCAGTGTGTTTGTAATGCTTGGGTAAGCAAATCAGGTTCCCGCCTGTTCGAGCCGGCTGCAGCGCACGATGCCGCAGCGGCGTCACGAAGTCATTGCCCGCTTAGCAGAAGATCGCAGGCGTCCGGCGACGCGCAACTGGCCACGGACGGCAGTTTCAGCGACGACGGCCACGGGCGGCGCTCCGCCGTGATGAAGTCTTCGACGCGCTTCAGGATCTGCCAGAACGCGTTTTCGATCGCGCCCGCAGCGCCATACGCGGACGGCGTCAGCGTCCAGTGATGCTGCTTCGGCGCGCCGTGAAACGCGCGCATGTCGATACGCGCCGACTCGTCGCACAAGGTCACCACGAAATCCATCTGCGGCGCCCACTCGCTCGTGAATTCCAGCCAGCTTTTGGGATTCAGCAGGTCGAGACTCGAAAAGCCATGGCGCAGCTCGCCCATCGCCGCCGAGTGAACCCGCTCGGCGGGCTCGAGGCCTGCGCTGAATGCGTCGAAATGCAATCCGTCCAGCTCGCGTAGCAAGGCTTCCGCCAAAATGCTTAGCGTCGCGTTGTCCCGGCAAAGGAACAGCACTCTTTGTTTTCTGGTCACCCTACACCCCGTCATGCAGATTCTATTTTTTTGCGGGATTCTGAGCGTCCAGTTTTTCATATTGGTGACAGAATCCCAATCGTCCAACCGATTCGCCGCAGGACCGTTTAGATATCACGCCAATTTGCGTCCGGCCAGCCAGCGTTAACGATAATGAAGAACGGGTGCGGGCCTACCGTTAAGGCTGCGCGCCAGCGACGGCGCGGTGCGCGGCGATGCGCAAAGCAAACCCGGCCACGGGATGGCCGGGTTGCTGAAAGGTTAACTGCGTGGTTACCTGAGAGTTACTTCACAATCGCGAGCAGTTCGACTTCGAACGTCAGATCGCTGTTCGGCGGAATCGTGCCGACGCCGCGCGAACCGTATGCAGTCGCAGCCGGGCAGGTCAGTTTGGCTTTCTCGCCCACCTTCATCGTGGCGACGCCTTGCGTCCAGCAGGGGATCACGCGGCCGAGCGGGAACTCTGCCGGGCCGCCATGCTTGGCCGAGTTGTCGAACTCGGTGCCGTTCGCGAGCGTGCCGCGGTAGTTGACGCGCACGACGTCGGCAGCCGTGGGCTGCGGGCCGCTTCCCTGCGTCAGGTGTTCGACGACCACACCGGAGGGCAGCTTCTCCGTCGATGCGGCGTTAGCGTTGAGCGCTACCGATGCGAGCGCGGCTGCGGCGAGCAGGGCAACAACTGATTTCACGCGTATCTCCTTGGTTGAAAAAGCGACCCCATTCTAGCGGATCACCCCTTCGCGACAGAGACCTGAATCAACTTGCTACAAATCAACCCTTGCATGCGATGAAAAGTTGTACGAGCAAACGCGCGATGCCCGCGGCGGGCGAATGGCCCGTCGCGGGACAACAAAGCCGCTACCTGAAGCGGCTTCGATCGCGCTTCGATCGCACTGCGTTCAGATCTTCGGGAAATCGACGACCGTGTCGTTCACGCGGTTGAACAGGTTCGTGAAGGTGATGTCGGCGATCGCGAGCAGCGTCTCGGTGATCTGCTGATCGTTATAACCGGCTGCCTTCACGGCATCGACGACTGCTGCGGGCACCGTGCCGCGCGATGCGAACACGGTCCGCGCAAACGTGGCGATCGCGTTCAGATGAGCGTCCGACGAATCGCGTCCTTCGCGCAGTGCGGCGACGTCGTCGGCCGCGATGCCCACTTTCTTGCCCGTCAGCGAGTGAGCGGCGAGACAGTAATCACAATCCGCGACGCCGCTGATCGCCAGCTTGATCGCTTCCACTTCCTTGCGCGACAGCGCGCCCTTGCCGAGCGCGTCGCCCGTTGCCAGCACGATTTGCAACGCAGCCGGGCTGTTCGAACCAATCGCTGCATACGCATTCGGAACCATGCCCACCGCGCGCTTGATGCCCGCGAACAGTTCTGCGGCCTGGCCGGTTGCTTCGGCGACGGGTTGGCGATTGAGGCGTTCCATGATGTTTCTCCTAGAGTGGATCGTGGTATTTGCGTAGCGCCATTGGGTCAGCGCATGGATGCCATTCTAGGAACGCACGTTGCTACGGTGAATGCTGGTTCAAATCACGTTTATGCTCGAACGGCTCAACGGTTTATCGGGCGTTGGGCCGCGCTCTGCTATATTCGTGCGGCACTTGCCCTGTCATTTGTTCGTTATCTGCCCTATAACAGCGTCGTCAGCGGGAGCGCCAAAAATGAGCACTCACGGGATCATGCGTATAACACAACGCTTCGTACTGGTCGTGCTCGCGCTATTGGGGCTGTCGCTCGGCGCGCTCACATGGGCCGACGACAACTCCACCGCCCTCAAGGACAAGTACGACGCGCTCACGCCGCAGCTCAAGTCGAACGTGTTTCATCGGCCGATCCATCTGGATTCGGAAGAGACATCGAACTCGCTGAAGGGCGATATCTACGCGGTAGTGGACTATCCGTTCGCCACCGTCAACAGCGCATTCAACGACCCGCAGCAAGGACCCGTGAACTGGTGCGAGGTGCTGATCCTGCATCTGAACACGAAGTACTGCCATGCGTCCGTGGGCGGCAACGGCGCGGCCATCATCAGCATGAACGTCGGCAAGAAGACGGAACAGGAACTCGGCGACACGTACCGCGTGCAGTTCAATTACCGATCGGTGGCGACGAGCCCGGACTACTTCCAGGTCGATCTGAACGCGGCGACGGGACCGCTCAGCACGAAGGATTATCGGATCGTGCTCGAAGCCGTCGATATCGGCAAAGGGCGCACGTTCCTGCATCTCACGTACTCGTATGGATTCGGCGCGGCAGGACGCATCGCGATGAAGACGTATCTCGCGACGATAGGCAGTGCGAAAGTGGGATTCACCCAGGCATCGGGCGACTATATAGGCGGCGTGCGCGGCCTCGTGGAACGCAATACGATGCGCTATTACCTCGCCATCGATGCGTATCTCGCTTCTCTTTCTCTTCCCGCCGGCAAGCGCGTCGATCAGCGCTTTGCTACATGGTTCGACGCTACGGAGCAATATCCGCGTCAACTACATGAACTGGACCGGCAAGAGTATTTGCAGATGAAGAAGAACGAGTACTTGCGCCAGCAAACGGCGCAATAGTTCTAAACGACATTTCGTGAAGCTTTTAGCGTGATCTTTAGCGGTCGATCGCCGCGATATCGTGAATGCGCAGGAACTCTTCTCGCTCGTCGTAAAGCGCGGCGAGTATCACGCGTGCATCCATTGGATCGAAGTCGGGATCCGTGACGATCATCATGATGTCGTACATGGCTACGGCACCTGAATAGAACGCCGCTTCCGACGCCTGCAGCTGCGCCTGCGATACGCCGCGCGCAATCTGACGCGCGCAAAACGCCTTCCAGAACGATTCGATGGTCAATGCCTCGGTCATCGTGCCCTCTCCGCTTTCGAACGGCTTTGCTCTCAGGTTCCGCGTGCAATCGGATTGCACTGCAATGCGTGCATCCGTGCTCGTCTTTAGCGCGATTGAATCTGCAGTGCCGCAATTGAAAACTGCCAGGCGCATTCGTATGGCGGCTCGCGCGTTGTTCTTATGATAGTAGGTTTATACCGCACCGCAACCTGTTTGCAACGTAGCTGTCGAGCACAAAACCGAAGCGCATAAATGCGCTAAACGAATTACCGGTTGCCGCACGCGAGTCGACGAAATGACTGAAAAATGCTTCGTCATTCGACGCGCGTTCAACCGGATTGGACATGTAGCGAACCGCGCTCAGGCCGCGAGCTTGAATGACGAAACGGTATCGTCGAGTTCACGTCCCTGGTCTCGCAGTGATTGCGATGCAGCCGACGCCTGCTCGACGAGCGCGGCGTTCTGCTGCGTGACCGTGTCCATCTGCGTGATCGCCAGATTGATCTGCTCGATGCCGCGGCCCTGCTCTGCCGAAGCCGCCGCGATCTCATCGACGATCTCCGACACGCGCGCCACCGCCTGCTTCACATCGGCCATCGTGCGGCCCGCGTCGTCTGCAAGCGACGAACCGCTCTGGATTTCATGCACGGAACGCGCGATCAGTTCCTTGATCTCTTTCGCGGCCTGCGCCGAGCGCTGTGCGAGGTTGCGCACTTCGCCCGCGACGACCGCGAAGCCGCGCCCTTCCTCGCCTGCGCGTGCCGCTTCGACGGCAGCGTTCAACGCGAGAATGTTCGTCTGGAACGAAATGCCTTCGATGATGCCCGTGATCTCCGCGATCTTTCCCGAGCTCGTGCTGATCGCTTCCATCGTCGTTACGACGCGTTCGACGGTCTCGCTGCCGCGCTGCGAAATTGCCGACGCATCCGACGCCAGCGTCTTCGCGTGCTGCGCGCTGTCCGAGTTCTGCTTCACCGTCGTCGTCAACTCCTCCATGCTCGCGGCCGTCTCCTGCAGCGAGGCCGCCTGAGATTCCGTGCGGCGGCTCAGGTCGCTATTGCCCGTGGCGATTTCATTCGTTGCAGTCGATACGCTCGCGCTGCTCGAACGCACGCGGCCGACGGTTTCCGTCAGCCGTTCATTCATGTCACGCAGCGCCTTCAGCAACTCGCCTGCTTCGTCGTCGCGATCGACCACGATACGGCTCGTCAGGTCACCCATCGCAACGGTGCGCGCGACCTGTACGGCACGCGTGATCGGCTGCGTGATCGAGCGCACCATGCGCACGGCGAGCATGACCGACGCGAATACCGCGAACGCGCTCACGCCGAGAATCACGTTACGCAGCATCGCGTAGCGATCCTCGAAGCCCTGCACGATCTCGATCTGGCGCGTCTTCGTGAAGCTCGCGTAGTCGTCGGTTGCCTTGACGAGCTTGGCCAGAAGCGGACGGCAGTGCTCGTCCATTTCCTTGATCGCCTCGTCGTGATGCTTGTCGAGCGCAAGGCCCACGATATTCAGCGCGACGGGCCCATACAGTCCTTCCACACGATTCATCTCGGCGACCAGCGAGCGAGCCGTTTCGCTCGTGTCGGTCGCATTGTTGATCATGTCGTTGAGCTGCTTGAGCTTGATGCCGACATCGGCGTGCGCGCGCTTCACGGCGTCCGTCTCGAGGTCGAGATCCGCCTGCGTCGTGACGAGCACGAGATTGCGCGCAGCGATTGCGCGGCGATCCACAGCCGCGCGCACTTCGGCCGCAACCTGCGCGCGTGCGTCGATGCCGTGTACGTATTGACCGAATGCATGTGTCGTGCTCGCCAGGCTCAACAGCGAGACGATAGAAATAACGACGACGATTGCGGCCATCGACAGAAAACCGACGAACAGCCTCGTCCTGATAGTTAACGTCTTCTTCACTTTTTGGCCCCCGGATTTGACCAAGAAAACTGCTACCGCGATGAATGTTTTTGGTGCAAAAAAACGCCTGCTCTCATTCAGGCGTGGCGTGGAAACGTCCGCGCTCGCTTCGTGAGCGGCGCGTGGATTCGCTTCGACTTACTGGTTATCGGACGCCGCTGCCGAAATATTTAACAATCCAGGGTTTTTAGCTAGATGTAAGCCGACGTTCGCGCGACTACCCCTCGCGGCGCGCGATGCGTTTGGTGAAATCCCGGCAAAAGACGCCTGAAGCGGCGCTCTGCGATATGCGCAGCGAATAGGGCGGCTAGTCCCAGTTCTCATCGATCCATTCGATCGCCCAGGTGCGCGCGCACGTCATGGCGTCGGATTCGTCGACGAATGAATCGATGTCGCCTGATTGATGGACTTCGGCGGGCGTGTTCGGCGTCGCCGCGCGAGTGAGTTTGGCCTGGGCGACGTAATGACCATCTTCGTCGTGCCTCGCCCGGCAGTCGATATGGAATCCCTTGTAGTCGAAATGCATGGCAAGCCTCCATTAGCGAAGAAAGTGCGATGCAATGCGGGTCTGGGCCTCATCCCGGCGGATGAAAGAATCCTAGCATGGCAACGCGCCTGTTTAGCCTTTCATTTGCGCTGCATCGCACGCTCGTGCCCAGCGTTTCAGCCGATGCAACCGTCGATGCGCTATGAAAAAGCTGCAACGCTGCATAACTGGCTTGCGCGTTCGGGCCGCTCGCACACAAGCGGGCACCGCGCCGCGTGAGTCCATCGCTGCGCCGTCCAATCCGCGCAGAGCCAATATGGGCGTGGCTTTCGGACATGTCGAAGTGAAGCGGACCGCGCCCCGGACCGGTTGCATGAAACACGCATGGAATGGGTGTTGCTGTGATCGCTTACAAGTCAGCGGCAACGCAGCGATAGCACAGTGGATACGGCGCGAGAAAAACAGGGGGCAGACATGCGCAGCAGAACCTTCACGCCAACGCGAAGTCAGGTCTGGACGGCGGCACGCTTCATCGCCCAGTCGATCCCGCCGCGCGTCCTCATCGTCGACGATTACATCGATTCCGCCGACGCCCTCGCCGCGTTTCTCGCCACGGCCGGCTTCGAGACACGCGTCGCGTACAACGGCTGCGACGCGCTGGAGATTGCGAACGAATGGCATCCCGACAGCATCGTGCTCGACATCGCGATGCCGGGCGTGTCGGGCCTCGCCGTCGCGCGCACGTTGCGCGAGTCGCCCGCCACGGCATCCGTGCCGCTGCTCGCCTACACCGCCTATGAAACGGGCGACAACTACGCGCAGCTGCGCGACGGCGGCTTCGACGGCGTCTGCGCGAAGCCGATCGATCCGCTGATGGTGGTCGAAATACTCGCCACGTTGCTCGGCACAGCCACGCTCAATCGCACTTACCCGTTCCGCCCGTCATGATCGCGCGCAGCCTGCACGGCAAGCGCTACTTGTAACGCGCGTTCCGTCCCGCTAATCTGACGCGCATCGCAGATGCGGAGCGCGCCATGATCACACTACGAAGTCTTCTCGCGGCGTTCACCGTCGCCTTGCTGACTTCGTGCGCGAGCTTGCCGCCGCAAGCGGACCGCATCGAGACGCACGCTGTCACGGGCACGCAGAACACGCGGCTCGGCGTTGCGTTCACGCCGCAGGAAAAGCAGCATCCGGACGAGTCCGCGTTCCATCTGCTGCCCGATGCCGTCAATGCGCTCGTGGCGCGCCTCGTGCTCGCCGAAGCAGCTGACCGCACGCTCGACCTGCAGTACTACATCTGGCACGACGATCTGACAGGCCGCGAACTCGCGGCTGCCGTGATGCGCGCCGCCGATCGCGGCGTGCGCGTGCGGATTCTGCTCGACGATCTCGGCACGAATGCCGACGACAAACTGTTGCTCGCGCTCGACGCGCATCCGAACGTGCAGATCCGCCTTTTCAATCCCGTCGCGAACCGCACGTTCAAGAAGCTCGGCATGGCCGCCGAGTTCTTTCGGGTGAACCGGCGCATGCACAACAAGTCGATGATCGCGGACAACCAGGGCGCGATACTCGGCGGACGCAATATCGGCGACGAGTACTTCGGCGCATCGAGCGACGTCGCATTCGGCGATCTCGATGTGCTCGTGCATGGCCCCATCGTGCCCGAGGTCTCGCAGGCTTTCGATCTGTTCTGGAATTCCGCGGCGTCGTATCCGATCGACTCACTGATGGGCCGCAAGGCCGACGCCGCCGCGCTCGCCGAGGCACGCAGCAAACTCGACGCCTATCTCGTCTCCGAAGAAAACAA
This genomic interval from Paraburkholderia sabiae contains the following:
- a CDS encoding FKBP-type peptidyl-prolyl cis-trans isomerase; the encoded protein is MKSVVALLAAAALASVALNANAASTEKLPSGVVVEHLTQGSGPQPTAADVVRVNYRGTLANGTEFDNSAKHGGPAEFPLGRVIPCWTQGVATMKVGEKAKLTCPAATAYGSRGVGTIPPNSDLTFEVELLAIVK
- a CDS encoding carboxymuconolactone decarboxylase family protein; translation: MERLNRQPVAEATGQAAELFAGIKRAVGMVPNAYAAIGSNSPAALQIVLATGDALGKGALSRKEVEAIKLAISGVADCDYCLAAHSLTGKKVGIAADDVAALREGRDSSDAHLNAIATFARTVFASRGTVPAAVVDAVKAAGYNDQQITETLLAIADITFTNLFNRVNDTVVDFPKI
- a CDS encoding methyl-accepting chemotaxis protein; the encoded protein is MAAIVVVISIVSLLSLASTTHAFGQYVHGIDARAQVAAEVRAAVDRRAIAARNLVLVTTQADLDLETDAVKRAHADVGIKLKQLNDMINNATDTSETARSLVAEMNRVEGLYGPVALNIVGLALDKHHDEAIKEMDEHCRPLLAKLVKATDDYASFTKTRQIEIVQGFEDRYAMLRNVILGVSAFAVFASVMLAVRMVRSITQPITRAVQVARTVAMGDLTSRIVVDRDDEAGELLKALRDMNERLTETVGRVRSSSASVSTATNEIATGNSDLSRRTESQAASLQETAASMEELTTTVKQNSDSAQHAKTLASDASAISQRGSETVERVVTTMEAISTSSGKIAEITGIIEGISFQTNILALNAAVEAARAGEEGRGFAVVAGEVRNLAQRSAQAAKEIKELIARSVHEIQSGSSLADDAGRTMADVKQAVARVSEIVDEIAAASAEQGRGIEQINLAITQMDTVTQQNAALVEQASAASQSLRDQGRELDDTVSSFKLAA
- a CDS encoding response regulator, coding for MRSRTFTPTRSQVWTAARFIAQSIPPRVLIVDDYIDSADALAAFLATAGFETRVAYNGCDALEIANEWHPDSIVLDIAMPGVSGLAVARTLRESPATASVPLLAYTAYETGDNYAQLRDGGFDGVCAKPIDPLMVVEILATLLGTATLNRTYPFRPS